The following proteins are co-located in the Telopea speciosissima isolate NSW1024214 ecotype Mountain lineage chromosome 9, Tspe_v1, whole genome shotgun sequence genome:
- the LOC122640875 gene encoding lysine-specific histone demethylase 1 homolog 2-like encodes MLGAIFWDTGMETPVSDGTVYKRSSSRKTVGLRNYDENLMDELIEKHLGGTPRKRNRTKEDMQKETEIEAMLALSLGFPIDALLEEEIEARVVDELGGKGQNDYIVVRNHILAKWRDNVRTWLSKGQIRETVSNEYEHLICSAYDFLLSHGYINFGVLPSITSQIPHEGTEGSVIIVGSGLAGLAAARQLLSSGFKVVVIEGRNRPGGRVYTLKMGQKDKLAAVDLGGSVITGIHANPLGVLARQLSIPLHKVRDKCPLYNPNGAPVGEEIDSKVEIIFNKLLDKATELRKIMLERADDISLGSVLETLRQLYGVAQSTEERQLLDWHLANLEYANAGCLSDLSVAYWDQDDPYEMGGDHCFLAGGNWRLIKAMCEGVPIFYGKTVHTIKYGNDGVEVVAGDQVFRADMVLCTVPLGVLKNRTIRFEPELPKRKLAAIERLGFGLLNKVAMIFPHVFWGEDLDTFGCLNKDGHRRGEFFLFYSYHTVSGGPVLVALVAGEAALAFESADPAVLLQRVLSILRGIYNPKGIDVPDPIQTICTRWGSDPLCYGSYSHVRVGSSGSDYDILAESVEGRLFFAGEATNKQYPATMHGAFLSGLREASCILHAMRTLRNNSGNFMQKNVGPCNDVLIDLFKKPDLIFGKFSFIFDTSIDDPKSMGIMRVTFGQTQTEINGKYGCGQELKNYQRSLNLPLHLYTVLSQEQALELQLVTGGDEKKLSFLFRNFGLKLTGPSGLGSLGNSLTVSIASAQRIRSRNRLLSGQQNVERPLFPMH; translated from the exons ATGCTCGGTGCAATCTTCTGGGATACGGGGATGGAAACTCCAGTTTCTGATGGTACTGTTTATAAGCGCTCCTCATCGAGGAAGACTGTAGGATTACGAAACTATGATGAGAATCTTATGGACGAGCTCATAGAGAAGCATTTAGGTGGCACTCCAAGGAAACGGAATAGAACAAAGGAGGACATGCAGAAAGAAACTGAAATTGAGGCCATGTTAGCTCTCTCCCTTGGGTTCCCAATTGATGCGttgcttgaagaagaaattgaggCACGGGTTGTGGATGAATTGGGTGGAAAAGGGCAAAATGACTACATTGTGGTGAGAAATCATATACTGGCAAAGTGGAGGGATAATGTCCGGACTTGGCTTTCAAAAGGACAGATTAGGGAAACTGTCAGTAATGAATATGAACATCTGATTTGTTCAGCTTATGATTTTCTCCTGTCTCATGGGTATATTAATTTTGGAGTCTTACCTTCAATAACATCTCAAATTCCACATGAGGGAACTGAAGGATCGGTAATAATTGTTGGTTCTGGGCTTGCTGGATTAGCAGCAGCCAGGCAACTTTTATCCTCTGGTTTCAAGGTGGTGGTCATTGAAGGTAGAAACAGGCCTGGAGGGAGAGTTTATACTCTGAAAATGGGTCAGAAGGATAAGCTTGCAGCTGTAGATCTTGGTGGGAGTGTTATTACGGGTATCCATGCTAACCCTCTTGGAGTTCTTGCAAGGCAACTGTCTATTCCACTTCACAAGGTCAGGGATAAATGCCCATTATACAATCCCAATGGGGCACCTGTTGGTGAGGAAATTGATTCCAAGGTGGAGATAATCTTCAATAAGTTGCTGGACAAAGCCACAGAATTGAGAAAAATCATGCTTGAACGTGCAGATGATATTTCTCTAGGATCAGTTTTAGAGACACTGAGACAGTTGTACGGTGTGGCTCAAAGTACTGAGGAAAGGCAACTTCTTGATTGGCACCTTGCCAACTTGGAATATGCAAATGCTGGTTGTCTATCAGACCTTTCAGTTGCCTATTGGGACCAGGATGATCCTTATGAAATGGGTGGGGACCACTGTTTTCTTGCTGGAGGTAATTGGAGATTGATTAAAGCAATGTGTGAAGGAGTCCCCATATTCTATGGAAAAACTGTTCATACTATTAAGTATGGAAATGATGGTGTAGAGGTAGTTGCTGGTGATCAAGTATTTCGAGCTGATATGGTCCTTTGCACTGTGCCTCTTGGTGTCCTGAAGAATAGGACCATAAGATTTGAACCTGAATTACCTAAAAGAAAGCTTGCAGCTATTGAGCGATTGGGTTTTGGCTTGCTCAATAAAGTTGCCATGATTTTCCCTCATGTCTTTTGGGGGGAAGACCTAGACACATTTGGCTGTCTCAACAAAGATGGACATAGACGTGGAGAGTTCTTCCTGTTTTACAGCTACCATACTGTTTCTGGAGGTCCTGTTCTTGTTGCACTTGTAGCAGGAGAGGCTGCACTTGCTTTTGAATCTGCTGATCCAGCTGTTTTGCTTCAGCGTGTTCTAAGCATCCTCAGAG GTATATATAATCCAAAGGGTATTGATGTGCCTGATCCGATCCAAACAATTTGTACGAGATGGGGTAGTGATCCCCTTTGCTATGGTTCATACTCCCATGTTCGAGTAGGATCATCTGGCAGTGACTATGATATTCTTGCAGAAAGTGTGGAAGGGCGGCTCTTCTTTGCTGGTGAGGCGACAAATAAGCAATATCCAGCTACCATGCATGGTGCTTTCTTGAGTGGCTTAAGAGAAGCTTCATGCATTCTTCATGCAATGAGGACTTTGCGAAATAATTCTGGAAATTTCATGCAGAAGAATGTGGGACCATGCAATGATGTTCTCATAGATTTATTCAAGAAGCCTGATTTAATCTTTGGGAAGTTCTCATTTATATTTGATACGTCAATCGATGACCCAAAATCTATGGGGATTATGAGAGTCACTTTTGGGCAGACCCAGACTGAAATTAATGGGAAATATGGCTGTGGACAAGAATTAAAGAACTACCAACGGTCCTTAAACCTACCATTGCATCTGTACACTGTATTATCTCAAGAACAGGCACTTGAGCTTCAGTTGGTGACTGGCGGGGATGAAAAGAAATTGTCTTTTTTATTCAGGAATTTTGGATTGAAGCTAACTGGACCTAGTGGCTTAGGTAGCTTGGGTAACTCCTTAACTGTTAGCATTGCTAGTGCACAGAGAATCCGGAGCAGGAATCGTTTACTTTCTGGACAACAAAATGTAGAAAGGCCATTATTCCCAATGCATTAG
- the LOC122639800 gene encoding uncharacterized RNA-binding protein C1827.05c, with product MRAKAKKDMVKKIKKASSQLRVSSKKSEDADFLPLEGGPGRKLPDQAPVDNNAKVLYIGRIPHGFYEKEMEGFFKQFGTIKRLRISRNKKTGKSKHFGFIEFESPEVAKIVAESMHNYLMFEHMLQVDLVPPERVHPKLWNGANSIYKPLNWTQIERKRHNKERTVEEHKKLVERILKRNQKRKKKIEAAGIEYECPEIVGSIQPAPKKIKFDDEESE from the exons ATGCGTGCCAAAGCAAAGAAGGATATggtgaagaaaataaagaaggctTCGTCTCAGTTACGTGTTTCTAGTAAAAAAAGTGAAGATGCTGATTTCTTG CCATTAGAGGGCGGTCCTGGGCGGAAATTGCCTGATCAAGCACCAGTTGATAATAATGCCAAGGTCTTATATATTGGCCGGATACCTCATGGTTTTTATGAGAAGGAAATGGAAG ggTTCTTTAAGCAGTTTGGTACAATCAAGAGACTAAGGATTTCACGGAACAAGAAG ACAGGAAAATCGAAGCACTTTGGTTTCATCGAATTTGAGTCTCCAGAG GTGGCAAAAATTGTGGCTGAGAGTATGCATAACTACCTAATGTTTGAACACATGTTACAAGTCGACCTTGTTCCTCCAGAGCGTGTTCATCCGAAGTT ATGGAATGGTGCTAATAGTATATATAAGCCATTAAACTGGACGCAAATTGAGCGAAAGCGCCATAACAAG GAAAGAACAGTGGAAGAACATAAAAAGTTGGTGGAAAGGATTCTGAAACGAAACCAGAAgcggaaaaagaagatagaggcTGCTGGAATTGAATATGAATGCCCAGAAATT GTGGGCAGCATTCAGCCTGCTCCAAAGAAGATCAAGTTTGATGATGAGGAGAGTGAATAG